A region of Candidatus Omnitrophota bacterium DNA encodes the following proteins:
- the gcvT gene encoding glycine cleavage system aminomethyltransferase GcvT: protein MTSTEDRKTPLYEAHKGLNAKIVSFHGWLLPIQYTSIIEEHNATRTKAGLFDISHLGKLEVSGKSSKEFLQKIFTNNIEKAAPGGIVYSPLCDDNGGTLDDAFIYNAGEERYILIVNASTFEKDLAWIRSHNTEGADIKDINDSLGGIAIQGPASQQILSHFCKAYIDQLKHRHFVETEVDGSYALLSRSGYTGEDGFEMFIPAGKCIKVWNDILASGKGYGLIPAGLGARDTLRLEAGCPLYGVDTDESKTPLESGLERTLDLSKDFIGKKAILERKAKGIEEILVGFKMLDRAIPRTGYAIEKGGKSAGIVTSGTYSPTLKENIGFAYVAPEDSKTGGIFDVIVHGEKKKAVIVETPFYRRAKN from the coding sequence ATGACTTCCACTGAAGACAGGAAGACCCCCCTCTACGAGGCGCACAAGGGTCTTAACGCGAAGATCGTTTCATTCCACGGCTGGCTTTTACCTATCCAGTATACGAGCATTATTGAGGAACATAACGCGACCCGCACCAAAGCCGGGCTTTTCGATATCTCCCACCTCGGAAAACTCGAGGTCTCCGGAAAGTCCTCGAAAGAATTCCTGCAGAAGATATTCACCAATAACATAGAAAAGGCCGCCCCGGGAGGCATAGTCTATTCCCCGTTATGCGACGATAACGGCGGGACCCTTGATGACGCCTTCATATATAACGCGGGCGAAGAGAGGTATATCCTTATCGTGAACGCCTCGACCTTCGAAAAAGACCTCGCGTGGATACGGTCTCATAACACGGAAGGCGCCGATATAAAAGATATAAACGATTCGCTCGGCGGGATAGCCATCCAGGGGCCGGCTTCGCAGCAGATATTGTCTCACTTTTGTAAAGCCTACATCGACCAGCTCAAACACCGCCATTTTGTCGAAACCGAAGTCGACGGTTCTTACGCGCTCCTTTCGAGGAGCGGATACACCGGCGAGGACGGGTTCGAGATGTTCATACCGGCAGGCAAGTGCATAAAGGTCTGGAACGATATCCTGGCCTCCGGAAAAGGATATGGCCTTATCCCGGCCGGGCTGGGCGCGAGGGACACCTTAAGGCTTGAGGCGGGATGCCCGCTTTATGGTGTCGATACTGATGAGTCTAAGACACCATTGGAGTCGGGGCTGGAGAGGACGCTTGACCTGAGCAAGGATTTCATCGGCAAAAAAGCTATACTCGAGAGGAAGGCAAAGGGGATCGAGGAGATACTGGTAGGATTTAAGATGTTGGATAGAGCGATCCCCCGCACCGGATATGCCATAGAAAAGGGCGGGAAGAGTGCCGGCATAGTTACGAGCGGGACTTATTCGCCGACTTTGAAAGAAAATATAGGTTTCGCGTATGTCGCGCCGGAAGATTCCAAGACCGGCGGGATTTTCGATGTGATAGTCCACGGCGAAAAGAAGAAGGCCGTTATTGTGGAGACGCCATTTTATCGCCGCGCTAAAAATTAG
- a CDS encoding acetate--CoA ligase family protein yields the protein MSSNGLDRLFNPRSIAIIGASPKKGKIGHDVLFNLKEYGYKGKIYPINPKDTEVMGDKAYPSVLDVKEDIDLAVFAIPAAGVIEVMKECGKKGIKAAIVITAGFKETGPEGKKLELELAAVAKEHGVRVLGPNCLGFISSTAHLNASFAAISPLPGDIAFFSQSGALCTAILDWAVKEKIGFSKFVSIGNKADISETDLLKALGEDPDTKVILGYIEDVKDGKEFMRVAREVTAKKPVIICKAGGSKAGAKAASSHTGSLAGSDAAFDAAFAQTGIIRARTIADLFDYAVAFSYQKLPQGPNLAIITNAGGPGIIAVDAVERSQFAKVAPLSKETVDYLRGALPKTAALNNPVDVIGDADDQRYKVAVSALLKDPNVNGLIVILTPQSNSKIKETADVLVASKDSKPIFTSFIGGRLVEKGTNILQDNKIPNFLFPERAISSFNIMVKYKNMLDLPKEDIKSFKVDKDRVKKILDAAARSGQKEIPEYTARDIIESYGFRLPKSTLAKNAAEAAVAADKTGYPVVMKIASPDILHKSDVGGVKVGLKDAKEAEAAFDEIMRKSKAAVPNANILGVLVQEMVSGGKEVILGMSKDAQFGPMLMFGLGGIYVEVLKDVSFKIAPILPREAAEMVDSIKSAALLKGARGEKPADIDSIREGLLRLSQLVTDFPMIKELDINPLKVFPAEGKGGSMAIDARISIELEK from the coding sequence ATGAGCTCAAACGGTCTGGACAGGCTTTTCAACCCCCGTTCCATCGCCATAATCGGCGCATCCCCCAAAAAAGGCAAGATCGGCCACGACGTACTATTCAATCTCAAGGAATACGGATATAAAGGAAAAATATATCCGATAAACCCCAAAGATACCGAGGTGATGGGGGATAAAGCCTATCCGTCGGTGCTCGACGTAAAGGAAGATATCGATCTCGCGGTCTTCGCCATCCCGGCGGCCGGGGTCATCGAAGTCATGAAGGAATGCGGCAAGAAAGGCATAAAGGCCGCAATAGTCATAACCGCCGGTTTCAAGGAAACAGGCCCTGAAGGAAAGAAACTCGAGCTGGAATTGGCCGCGGTAGCTAAAGAACACGGGGTAAGGGTGCTCGGCCCCAACTGCCTCGGGTTTATCAGCTCCACCGCCCACCTTAACGCTTCGTTTGCCGCAATCTCGCCGCTTCCCGGAGATATAGCTTTCTTTTCCCAGTCAGGCGCCTTGTGCACTGCCATACTCGACTGGGCGGTCAAGGAGAAGATAGGTTTCTCCAAGTTCGTAAGCATCGGGAATAAAGCCGACATATCGGAGACTGACCTGCTGAAAGCGCTCGGTGAGGATCCGGACACGAAAGTCATCTTAGGCTATATAGAAGATGTAAAGGACGGCAAGGAATTTATGCGAGTCGCCAGGGAGGTCACGGCCAAGAAGCCCGTGATAATCTGCAAGGCCGGCGGGTCCAAGGCAGGGGCAAAGGCCGCTTCAAGCCATACCGGGAGCCTCGCGGGCTCCGATGCCGCGTTCGACGCAGCGTTCGCGCAGACAGGCATAATACGCGCAAGGACGATCGCGGACCTTTTCGATTACGCCGTGGCTTTTTCATACCAGAAGCTCCCGCAGGGCCCGAACCTCGCGATAATAACTAATGCCGGCGGGCCGGGGATAATCGCGGTCGACGCGGTCGAGCGTTCACAGTTCGCGAAAGTCGCGCCCCTGAGCAAAGAGACGGTCGATTACCTGAGGGGGGCGCTTCCCAAGACAGCCGCGCTGAATAATCCCGTGGACGTCATAGGCGATGCCGATGACCAGAGGTATAAGGTCGCGGTAAGCGCCCTTCTAAAAGATCCGAATGTCAACGGGCTTATAGTGATACTGACGCCCCAGAGCAACAGCAAGATAAAGGAGACCGCCGACGTCCTTGTGGCCAGCAAGGACAGCAAGCCCATATTCACGAGTTTCATCGGCGGCAGGCTGGTCGAGAAGGGCACGAATATCCTGCAGGACAATAAAATACCGAATTTCCTCTTCCCTGAACGCGCCATCTCGTCCTTCAATATAATGGTCAAATACAAAAATATGCTCGACCTTCCCAAGGAAGACATAAAGTCTTTTAAGGTCGACAAAGACAGGGTAAAGAAGATACTCGACGCGGCGGCCAGATCCGGGCAGAAAGAGATTCCCGAATATACCGCGCGCGATATCATAGAAAGTTACGGCTTCAGGCTGCCGAAGAGCACCCTAGCCAAGAACGCCGCTGAGGCGGCAGTGGCCGCGGATAAGACAGGTTATCCCGTCGTAATGAAGATAGCCTCGCCTGACATACTGCATAAATCGGACGTGGGCGGGGTCAAGGTCGGGCTCAAGGACGCCAAGGAAGCGGAGGCGGCGTTTGATGAGATAATGAGGAAGTCCAAGGCTGCGGTGCCGAACGCGAATATCCTCGGCGTCCTCGTCCAGGAGATGGTCTCGGGAGGGAAAGAGGTCATACTGGGCATGTCGAAAGACGCGCAATTCGGGCCGATGCTTATGTTCGGGCTCGGCGGCATCTATGTCGAGGTGCTTAAGGACGTCAGTTTCAAGATCGCCCCGATACTCCCGCGCGAGGCTGCTGAAATGGTAGATTCGATAAAATCGGCCGCGCTCCTTAAAGGCGCCCGCGGCGAGAAACCCGCGGATATAGATTCGATAAGAGAAGGGTTGCTCAGGCTTTCGCAGCTGGTCACGGATTTCCCCATGATAAAAGAACTCGATATAAACCCGCTTAAGGTCTTCCCGGCTGAAGGGAAAGGCGGAAGCATGGCGATAGACGCCAGGATAAGCATAGAGCTAGAAAAATAA
- a CDS encoding transglutaminase domain-containing protein, with translation MSTGYTLADAINEEYWGNIFFENKKTGYFNYRILPREDKEGHEVRILSYDYPTADAPDSKKTGEIIVFVNKDLSLDHLELKNHEYEGELYAEARATKEGIAIDITRNGYVTHCKVSTNSKVYPSVILMKLVADRNLGVGSYEFDVFEEDFLEVIKEKLTVVRKFESPIGGKQKVFFEIAVSSKTFDNLNQRFIIDEDGKLISGQYENINVLYKVIPESEVEKDAILPASKRSSIPVATYMVDLNKLYYLKVKGRSFTLIRNNLILRSPRQKVSFINNNYEVIVENNIKIPDRIFKIGRENTNKYLADSVYAEINDNAIRSLALEIAGADENIITKVTKISKWINGEIKFTEKKGFYSARDVLKIKEGDCSEYAVLFCALCRSLGIPAKGVLGISYGHGYFGYHMWNEIYDNGTWLPVDVTVNQIGFVDAGHIKFSDTDLSFKALALYNYQMLGSCYFDRFEVLDYKGTAGMTFEELSKLPRPNLRKYPEAVLPVISPEDIIIKDPMRIGISYFDVGSLAEEHQPINIGLQRVFRRNLMCIRKFSILDYYSEPGEKNCFLKNGKELTAACEKRGVEYLLIGRVSQESSDNNSLILSVSIFDKKRNATIVLDEIKCRKDVFLKASQKMIFQIVKNLEVSISDLERRRIEEFYLPDFSCFLLYSKGAYQGENISKRNVTSFFEGLIYLRLALKKDPNFSLAYKELANFFPAGRIDTADYMYDAALKLDPFDADCYWDKYMALIGSNKNDRKIYDETKVLLEKALNIAPYFALAHLSLGSRYSHNHEYDKALKETLKAQTLSPKSPAVYYNLAVIYGNKKMFKEAEQSYLKCLELDNKYTDAYVWLNELYFDVNEVDKALQLLKKGLEIMPDSPELRVEICRVFYKKDNIEQVIDNAKKALELDEDIGRAHYFLGLAYKKKDKVDDAIREFKLEESINPEYHYTYERLGFLFDKKDDFKQAIFYYKKAIEYGSTLGCAYNNLAWDSIIENSERDKTIYWAKKGVELGPEDHDHLGTLGWAYYENGKYDEAIEIFQKVLGKGKFKATDALGLSVSYLRKNDKKKALEILRKAFDKDKGLNKKEIFKQEESFITSNLDIEIKDIIKSSKENKE, from the coding sequence ATGTCCACCGGATACACATTGGCTGATGCAATCAATGAAGAATATTGGGGCAATATATTTTTTGAAAACAAGAAGACAGGCTATTTTAACTACCGGATTTTGCCCCGCGAGGATAAAGAAGGGCACGAAGTGAGGATACTGAGCTATGACTATCCGACTGCGGATGCGCCCGATTCAAAAAAAACAGGGGAAATTATCGTTTTTGTCAATAAGGATTTAAGCTTAGACCATTTAGAATTAAAGAATCATGAGTATGAAGGCGAACTCTATGCTGAAGCGAGAGCGACAAAAGAGGGTATTGCAATCGATATTACCAGAAATGGTTACGTTACGCATTGCAAGGTGTCAACAAACAGCAAAGTGTATCCCTCGGTCATTTTAATGAAATTAGTGGCTGATAGAAATCTGGGGGTGGGGTCCTATGAATTTGACGTCTTTGAAGAGGATTTTCTTGAGGTCATAAAAGAAAAACTTACGGTTGTCAGAAAGTTCGAGTCACCCATCGGGGGCAAACAGAAGGTTTTTTTTGAAATTGCAGTCAGCAGCAAAACTTTTGATAATTTAAATCAACGATTTATAATCGATGAAGACGGTAAATTAATTAGCGGTCAATATGAAAATATAAATGTGTTATATAAAGTAATCCCTGAATCTGAGGTCGAAAAAGATGCGATATTGCCGGCATCCAAGAGGTCTTCGATACCGGTTGCTACTTATATGGTGGATTTGAACAAACTTTATTATCTGAAAGTAAAGGGCCGTTCTTTTACGCTCATCAGGAACAATTTGATCCTAAGAAGTCCCCGTCAAAAAGTCAGTTTTATAAATAATAATTACGAAGTCATCGTAGAGAATAATATAAAAATTCCCGACAGGATATTTAAGATCGGGAGAGAAAATACAAATAAATATTTAGCGGATTCCGTTTACGCCGAGATTAACGATAACGCAATTCGATCCCTCGCCTTGGAGATAGCAGGCGCCGACGAGAACATAATTACAAAAGTCACCAAGATCTCCAAATGGATCAATGGCGAGATTAAATTTACGGAAAAGAAAGGATTTTATTCCGCTAGAGATGTCTTGAAGATCAAGGAAGGGGATTGTTCGGAATATGCGGTCTTATTTTGCGCTCTTTGCCGTTCATTAGGCATACCCGCAAAGGGCGTTCTCGGGATCTCTTATGGCCACGGCTATTTTGGGTATCATATGTGGAACGAAATTTATGATAATGGTACTTGGCTGCCGGTAGATGTTACAGTGAATCAAATTGGCTTTGTCGATGCCGGACATATAAAGTTTTCCGATACGGATTTAAGTTTTAAGGCGCTCGCCTTGTATAATTACCAGATGCTCGGGAGTTGTTATTTTGACCGCTTTGAGGTACTTGATTATAAAGGAACTGCCGGTATGACTTTCGAAGAATTATCGAAACTGCCGCGGCCGAATTTACGAAAGTATCCTGAGGCTGTCTTACCCGTAATATCTCCGGAAGATATTATTATAAAGGATCCTATGCGAATAGGCATTTCCTATTTTGATGTAGGCAGCTTAGCGGAGGAACATCAGCCGATCAATATCGGTTTACAGCGGGTATTTAGAAGAAATTTAATGTGCATAAGAAAGTTTTCAATATTAGATTATTACAGCGAACCTGGCGAGAAAAATTGTTTTTTAAAAAACGGAAAGGAACTGACCGCAGCATGTGAAAAACGGGGAGTAGAATACCTTTTGATAGGCAGGGTTTCTCAGGAAAGCAGCGATAACAATAGTTTGATCCTGAGCGTTTCAATCTTTGATAAAAAGAGGAATGCAACCATAGTTTTAGATGAGATTAAGTGTAGAAAAGATGTCTTTCTGAAGGCGAGCCAAAAGATGATTTTTCAAATAGTTAAAAATTTGGAAGTATCAATTTCAGATTTAGAGAGAAGGCGAATAGAAGAATTCTATCTTCCTGATTTTAGCTGTTTTTTATTATATTCCAAGGGGGCTTATCAGGGAGAAAATATTTCAAAAAGAAATGTCACATCTTTTTTTGAAGGATTGATCTATCTGAGGTTGGCTCTAAAAAAAGACCCTAATTTTTCTCTTGCGTATAAAGAATTAGCAAATTTTTTCCCTGCGGGCCGGATAGATACAGCCGATTATATGTATGACGCGGCTTTAAAGCTTGACCCTTTTGATGCCGACTGCTATTGGGATAAATATATGGCTCTTATAGGTAGCAATAAAAATGATAGAAAAATTTATGATGAAACGAAGGTCCTGCTCGAGAAGGCCCTTAATATAGCCCCTTATTTTGCATTGGCTCACTTGAGTCTCGGTTCAAGGTATTCCCATAATCATGAATATGATAAGGCGCTTAAGGAAACCCTCAAGGCTCAGACGTTGTCTCCTAAATCCCCAGCAGTTTATTATAATCTGGCAGTAATTTATGGAAATAAAAAAATGTTTAAAGAGGCAGAGCAGTCATATCTTAAATGCCTTGAGTTGGATAATAAATACACAGATGCTTATGTTTGGTTGAACGAATTGTATTTTGATGTAAATGAAGTAGATAAAGCGCTTCAGTTATTGAAAAAGGGCCTGGAAATCATGCCCGATAGCCCAGAGCTTCGCGTGGAAATTTGCCGCGTATTTTATAAAAAAGATAATATTGAACAAGTTATTGATAACGCCAAAAAAGCCTTGGAATTAGACGAGGATATTGGAAGAGCCCATTATTTTTTAGGTTTAGCTTATAAGAAGAAGGATAAAGTCGATGATGCAATAAGAGAATTCAAACTTGAAGAAAGCATAAATCCCGAATATCATTATACTTATGAACGCTTGGGATTTTTATTCGATAAAAAAGATGATTTCAAACAAGCTATTTTCTATTATAAGAAAGCCATTGAATATGGTTCGACCCTTGGGTGCGCTTACAATAACCTCGCATGGGATTCTATAATAGAAAACTCTGAAAGAGACAAGACGATTTATTGGGCAAAGAAGGGTGTGGAATTAGGTCCCGAAGATCATGATCATCTTGGAACCCTTGGATGGGCGTATTACGAGAATGGTAAATATGACGAAGCCATCGAAATCTTCCAGAAGGTTCTCGGGAAAGGCAAGTTTAAGGCAACCGATGCATTGGGATTGAGCGTATCATATTTAAGGAAGAACGACAAAAAGAAAGCGCTCGAAATTTTAAGGAAAGCATTTGATAAGGATAAAGGATTAAATAAAAAAGAGATCTTTAAACAAGAAGAAAGCTTCATAACTTCAAATTTAGATATCGAGATAAAGGATATTATTAAGAGCTCTAAAGAAAATAAAGAATGA